One part of the Chloroflexota bacterium genome encodes these proteins:
- a CDS encoding CPBP family intramembrane metalloprotease, producing the protein MNTTMLKNRSLRNFILLLFALSIPLWIFGSIFEVQIFPGFNLYQLPLAMPAVAALILIYRENGETGVIALLKRTYDFRNIKSKIWLLPILLTYPSIGFLDYVIQRMSGISLPSPQFSLLILLGYSTVFLLTFGEELGLTGYALDPMQQRHSALMSGLLLGLVWAGYHIPSFIISGFYSFEWMFWHAVYTIAGRVLFVWVYNNAGKSLFSMALFHSTFGLFWVLWPQTGNLQKATPVYDPRIAAIIAISYVVIVTLLWGSQTLAQYRFARSGGRMASEEQPRATG; encoded by the coding sequence ATGAACACAACCATGTTGAAGAACCGATCTCTACGGAACTTTATTCTGTTGCTGTTTGCTCTATCCATTCCGCTTTGGATATTCGGTTCGATCTTTGAGGTGCAGATCTTTCCAGGGTTCAATTTGTATCAGCTCCCGCTTGCGATGCCGGCGGTCGCAGCGCTGATTCTCATTTATCGCGAAAACGGGGAAACGGGCGTCATTGCGCTCTTGAAAAGAACGTACGACTTCCGCAACATCAAATCCAAGATCTGGCTTCTCCCCATCCTGCTCACATATCCCAGCATTGGCTTTCTTGATTACGTGATACAGCGAATGTCTGGAATCTCCCTGCCATCGCCACAGTTCTCGTTACTCATATTGCTCGGTTACAGCACCGTATTTCTTCTGACCTTTGGCGAAGAACTGGGCCTGACGGGTTATGCGCTTGACCCGATGCAACAGCGCCATAGTGCGCTTATGTCTGGCCTGCTCCTTGGATTGGTATGGGCAGGCTATCATATTCCAAGTTTCATCATCAGCGGATTTTACTCATTCGAGTGGATGTTCTGGCATGCCGTCTACACCATAGCGGGCCGGGTTTTGTTCGTCTGGGTCTATAACAACGCGGGAAAGAGCTTGTTTTCCATGGCTTTGTTCCATTCGACCTTTGGCCTGTTTTGGGTTCTTTGGCCACAAACAGGCAATTTGCAGAAAGCCACGCCCGTTTATGACCCGCGCATCGCAGCAATCATTGCCATATCCTATGTCGTGATAGTGACGCTGCTGTGGGGCTCGCAGACATTGGCGCAATACCGGTTTGCCCGATCAGGCGGCCGCATGGCAAGCGAAGAGCAACCGCGGGCGACAGGCTGA